The Nostoc sp. 'Lobaria pulmonaria (5183) cyanobiont' genome window below encodes:
- a CDS encoding Rpn family recombination-promoting nuclease/putative transposase: protein MFDNICKLLVENFSSDFATWLLGESINLTELSPKELSLEPIRADALILLQSEQSILHLEFQTQVDPEIPFRMINYRLRAYRRFPDKAMHQVVIYLKQTNSNLVQQNTFTIAGTRHEFAVIRLWEQPTEVFLRTPGLLPLAVLSNTIAPEVILNEVAREINSITELRTQSNIAASTAILAGLVLDKEVIKRVLRSDIMRESAIYQDILQEGKAEGKAEGKAEALLEVARNLFSTGMPLEQIGRVTRLSIEQLQYLQASESRESNQ from the coding sequence ATGTTTGACAATATCTGCAAATTATTAGTTGAGAACTTCTCCAGTGATTTCGCTACGTGGTTATTAGGCGAATCTATTAATTTAACAGAACTAAGTCCAAAAGAATTATCTCTCGAACCGATTCGGGCTGATGCTCTAATTCTGTTGCAGTCAGAGCAAAGCATATTGCATTTGGAATTTCAAACCCAAGTCGATCCGGAAATTCCTTTTCGGATGATTAACTATCGATTACGAGCATATCGCCGCTTTCCAGACAAAGCAATGCATCAAGTCGTAATTTACCTCAAGCAGACAAATTCAAATTTGGTACAACAAAATACATTTACAATTGCTGGCACACGACATGAATTTGCAGTTATCAGACTTTGGGAACAACCAACTGAAGTATTTTTGAGAACACCTGGACTTTTACCTTTGGCAGTGTTAAGCAATACAATTGCTCCAGAAGTTATACTTAACGAAGTGGCACGGGAAATTAACAGTATTACAGAATTAAGAACTCAAAGTAATATTGCTGCTTCTACAGCGATTTTAGCTGGTTTAGTATTAGATAAAGAGGTTATTAAACGAGTTTTGAGGTCAGATATTATGCGCGAGTCAGCGATTTATCAAGACATTTTGCAAGAAGGTAAGGCTGAAGGCAAGGCTGAAGGCAAGGCTGAAGCTTTACTTGAAGTGGCAAGAAATCTATTTAGTACTGGTATGCCATTAGAACAGATCGGCAGAGTTACACGGTTATCAATTGAGCAGTTACAGTATTTACAGGCAAGTGAGTCTCGTGAGTCCAATCAATAA
- a CDS encoding amino acid permease has protein sequence MAKSIVSTKRLGSQLIHWLLEENRQEKKGPYRKEEAHRQHSWWQVMCLTGVDYFSTLGYQPGIAALAAGALSPIATLILVLLTLFGALPIYRRIAAESPHGEGSIAMLERLLPWWQGKLLVLCLLGFVATDFIITITLSAADATAHIIENPLTPNWFHNQTIAITLILVALLGAVFLKGFREAIGIAVVLVAAYLLLNFIVVGVGVYQILTHTEAIANWQTALFARHSNPLMLIGISLLIFPKLALGLSGFETGVTVMPLVKGSSNSTPQHPKGRIRNTRKLLTTAALIMSFFLLTTSFITTLLIPTAEFASGGKANGRALAYLAHLYLGNAFGTIYDLSTISILWFAGASAMAGLLNIVPRYLPRYGMAPNWARVTRPLVLVYTALAFVVTIIFKASVEAQGGAYATGVLVLITSAAFAVTLSAHRHRQKRAKLVFGIITLLFLYTTIVNIIERPEGIKIAGFFIGAIIFTSLVSRVWRSTELRAERIEVDELARQFFAEDSQGTIRLIANRLNTGDVLEYFMKEKEVREDNHIPANDPILFLEIHVSDASEFADVIVVKGVQVGDYRILRAESAAVPNAIAALLLYIRDQTGKIPHAYFGWVEGNPIQYLLRFILFGEGDIAVVTREVLRRAEKNPHMRPGIHVGG, from the coding sequence ATGGCTAAATCAATTGTTTCAACAAAACGGCTCGGCAGCCAGTTAATCCATTGGTTGCTTGAAGAAAACCGACAAGAGAAAAAAGGGCCTTACCGCAAGGAAGAAGCACATCGCCAGCATTCTTGGTGGCAGGTGATGTGCTTGACTGGTGTAGATTATTTCTCGACCCTTGGCTATCAACCAGGGATTGCAGCACTAGCGGCTGGCGCTCTTTCTCCTATAGCTACCCTGATTCTGGTTTTGCTGACGCTCTTTGGAGCGTTGCCAATTTATCGGCGCATTGCTGCCGAAAGCCCTCATGGTGAAGGGTCGATCGCAATGTTAGAGCGTTTACTTCCCTGGTGGCAAGGCAAATTACTTGTACTGTGCTTACTTGGCTTTGTGGCAACTGACTTTATTATTACCATTACTTTGTCAGCTGCTGATGCTACTGCCCATATCATCGAAAATCCGCTGACACCAAATTGGTTTCACAATCAGACGATCGCAATCACCCTGATATTAGTTGCACTACTAGGTGCAGTTTTCTTGAAAGGTTTCCGAGAAGCCATTGGGATTGCAGTAGTTTTGGTGGCAGCTTATCTGCTGTTGAACTTCATTGTCGTTGGCGTCGGTGTGTATCAGATATTAACTCACACAGAAGCGATCGCGAACTGGCAAACTGCACTTTTTGCACGCCATTCCAATCCTTTGATGCTAATCGGCATCTCTCTCCTCATCTTCCCCAAACTAGCGCTGGGATTGTCAGGTTTTGAGACTGGTGTTACCGTTATGCCCCTGGTTAAAGGTAGCAGTAACAGCACTCCACAGCATCCCAAAGGGCGGATTCGGAATACACGCAAGTTGCTCACCACTGCTGCTCTGATTATGAGCTTCTTTCTGCTTACCACCAGCTTTATAACCACTCTACTGATTCCAACCGCAGAATTTGCATCAGGGGGCAAAGCCAACGGACGGGCCCTTGCTTATTTAGCACATTTGTATTTAGGCAATGCCTTTGGCACAATTTACGATTTAAGTACTATTTCTATTTTGTGGTTTGCAGGTGCATCTGCAATGGCAGGGCTGTTAAATATCGTGCCTCGCTACCTACCACGCTATGGCATGGCACCCAATTGGGCACGAGTAACCCGACCATTAGTGTTAGTCTACACAGCGCTCGCTTTTGTGGTCACAATTATCTTCAAAGCAAGTGTAGAAGCGCAAGGCGGGGCTTATGCAACTGGTGTGCTTGTGTTGATCACCTCAGCCGCCTTTGCCGTCACCTTATCAGCTCACCGTCATCGACAGAAGCGGGCCAAACTCGTTTTTGGCATCATTACACTGTTATTTTTATATACCACCATTGTCAATATCATCGAAAGACCAGAAGGGATTAAGATTGCTGGGTTTTTCATCGGTGCGATCATTTTCACCTCGCTGGTTTCTCGTGTTTGGCGTTCAACAGAACTGCGAGCAGAGCGGATTGAAGTTGACGAACTTGCTAGGCAATTCTTTGCCGAAGATAGCCAGGGAACAATACGACTGATTGCAAATCGGTTGAATACGGGCGATGTCCTAGAGTATTTTATGAAAGAGAAAGAGGTACGCGAAGACAACCATATTCCAGCCAACGATCCAATTCTGTTTCTAGAAATTCATGTATCCGATGCTTCAGAATTTGCGGATGTGATCGTAGTAAAAGGGGTACAAGTTGGTGATTATCGCATCCTCCGGGCTGAAAGTGCAGCAGTACCGAATGCGATCGCAGCTTTACTACTTTACATTCGTGACCAAACAGGTAAGATTCCCCATGCTTACTTCGGCTGGGTTGAGGGAAATCCCATACAATACCTATTGCGTTTTATCTTGTTCGGCGAAGGTGACATTGCTGTAGTTACCCGTGAAGTACTGCGTCGGGCTGAAAAGAATCCCCACATGCGACCTGGTATTCATGTTGGGGGTTGA